The following proteins are encoded in a genomic region of Nocardioides sp. cx-173:
- the tsaE gene encoding tRNA (adenosine(37)-N6)-threonylcarbamoyltransferase complex ATPase subunit type 1 TsaE, with protein MTLTVRRVGHESAEVVHHIVHEAFAGRPPLDPPADALSETIDSIGTRLALNGGLVARVGDEPVGALLFDPVGDSVYLRRFGVLPAAQGHGVAAAMVDAAVEAWPGKARLSVVAREELPATVAFWQRRGFAQADRRWPYVELSRPLPRTFDVAKAEDMRALGVRIAGELRAGDLLVLSGGLGAGKTTFTQGLGEGLKVRGGVTSPTFVIARVHPSLGGGPDLVHVDAYRLGGLEELDDLDLDTSLDEAVTVVEWGEGMAEGLSDSRLEVRITRSAEADGDLDPRRVEVLGVGTRWAN; from the coding sequence GTGACGCTCACCGTCCGCCGCGTCGGCCACGAGTCGGCCGAGGTGGTCCACCACATCGTCCACGAGGCCTTCGCCGGCCGGCCGCCGCTGGACCCGCCGGCCGACGCGCTCAGCGAGACCATCGACTCGATCGGGACCCGCCTCGCCCTCAACGGCGGGCTCGTGGCCCGCGTGGGCGACGAGCCCGTCGGCGCGCTCCTCTTCGACCCGGTGGGGGACTCGGTCTACCTGCGCCGCTTCGGGGTGCTGCCCGCGGCCCAGGGCCACGGTGTCGCCGCCGCGATGGTCGACGCGGCCGTCGAGGCGTGGCCCGGCAAGGCCCGGCTCTCGGTGGTGGCCCGCGAGGAGCTGCCCGCGACGGTGGCCTTCTGGCAGCGCCGCGGCTTCGCCCAGGCCGATCGCCGCTGGCCCTACGTCGAGCTCTCCCGGCCCCTGCCCAGGACCTTCGACGTCGCGAAGGCGGAGGACATGCGGGCCCTGGGGGTCCGCATCGCCGGTGAGCTGCGCGCCGGTGACCTGCTGGTGCTCTCGGGCGGCCTCGGGGCAGGCAAGACGACGTTCACGCAAGGCCTCGGCGAAGGGCTGAAGGTGCGCGGTGGGGTCACCTCGCCGACGTTCGTCATCGCCCGCGTCCACCCCTCGCTGGGGGGCGGGCCCGACCTGGTCCACGTCGACGCCTACCGCCTCGGTGGCCTGGAGGAGCTGGACGACCTGGACCTCGACACCTCGCTCGACGAGGCGGTCACGGTCGTCGAGTGGGGCGAGGGCATGGCCGAAGGGCTCTCGGACTCCCGGCTCGAGGTGCGCATCACCCGCTCCGCCGAGGCCGACGGAGATCTCGACCCGCGACGGGTCGAGGTACTCGGCGTCGGCACCCGCTGGGCCAACTGA
- the tsaB gene encoding tRNA (adenosine(37)-N6)-threonylcarbamoyltransferase complex dimerization subunit type 1 TsaB: MLLAFDTASPTVAVALHDGEDVVVELTSERSMKHGEQLAPLIERALEQAALVRQDLTAIAVGVGPGPFTGLRVGLVTARTLAYVLELPVYGVCSLDVLAAEAAQRLPGPFVVATDARRKEVYLASYDDGGVRQSGPAVAKPDTVATELPVVGEGGALYPTAFPGHTGPLRPSAGWLARVVAEELAELYDPDPLYLRRPDAETPRPPKRVS, translated from the coding sequence GTGCTGCTCGCCTTCGACACCGCCTCGCCCACCGTCGCCGTCGCCCTCCACGACGGCGAGGACGTGGTCGTGGAGCTGACCTCCGAGCGGTCGATGAAGCACGGCGAGCAGCTGGCCCCGCTCATCGAGAGGGCGCTCGAGCAGGCGGCGCTCGTGCGCCAGGACCTCACCGCGATCGCCGTCGGCGTCGGCCCCGGCCCGTTCACCGGCCTGCGGGTCGGCCTCGTGACCGCTCGCACCCTCGCCTACGTCCTCGAGCTGCCGGTCTACGGCGTGTGCTCGCTGGACGTCCTCGCCGCCGAGGCGGCCCAGCGCCTGCCGGGGCCGTTCGTGGTGGCCACCGACGCGCGGCGCAAGGAGGTCTACCTGGCGTCGTACGACGACGGTGGGGTGCGCCAGTCCGGTCCGGCCGTGGCCAAGCCGGACACCGTCGCCACCGAGCTGCCGGTGGTCGGCGAGGGCGGCGCCCTCTACCCGACGGCGTTCCCGGGCCACACCGGTCCGCTGCGGCCCAGCGCCGGCTGGCTGGCCCGCGTGGTGGCCGAGGAGCTGGCGGAGCTCTACGACCCCGACCCGCTCTACCTGCGCCGTCCCGACGCGGAGACCCCGCGGCCCCCGAAGCGGGTGTCGTGA